The Cyclobacteriaceae bacterium genome includes a region encoding these proteins:
- a CDS encoding isopenicillin N synthase family oxygenase, with translation MADKLYDQIPSLDLADFTSGDPVKKKKFVEDLGAAYNSIGFVAIRNHYLTDELSEKLYDTIKKFFSFPDEAKKKYEIPELAGQRGYIGKGKEHAKGRNTGDLKEFYHVGQTVEDDDPIKKEYPENIWPKELPALEEVGTEVYRRLEKTGVLMLRAIALYLHLPENYFDAKVRHGNSILRPIHYYPIENPDSVPADAVRAAEHGDINLITLLMGASADGLQVLRRDGKWIPITALPDQLVVNVGDMLERLTNKKLKSTIHRVVNPPRELMNRPRYSIPFFMHPRSEMSLAAIPECVDKDHPKLWEDTTAGDFLNQRLKEIGLKK, from the coding sequence ATGGCAGATAAATTATACGACCAAATCCCCTCACTTGATCTGGCTGATTTTACAAGCGGTGATCCAGTAAAGAAGAAAAAATTTGTAGAAGATCTTGGAGCGGCTTACAACAGCATTGGATTTGTTGCTATCCGCAATCATTATTTGACAGATGAACTCTCTGAGAAACTGTATGATACCATTAAGAAATTCTTCAGTTTCCCGGATGAAGCGAAAAAGAAGTATGAAATCCCTGAGCTTGCCGGACAGCGTGGATACATTGGCAAGGGAAAGGAACATGCCAAGGGAAGAAATACTGGCGATTTAAAAGAATTTTATCACGTCGGCCAAACGGTTGAAGATGATGATCCGATTAAAAAGGAATATCCTGAAAATATATGGCCGAAGGAGCTGCCGGCTTTAGAGGAAGTTGGTACCGAAGTTTATCGACGCCTTGAAAAGACGGGAGTCTTGATGTTGCGGGCCATTGCCCTTTATCTTCATTTGCCTGAGAACTATTTCGATGCAAAAGTCAGACATGGCAACAGTATCCTGAGACCCATTCATTATTATCCAATTGAAAATCCGGATTCAGTTCCTGCTGATGCTGTTCGTGCAGCAGAGCATGGTGATATTAATCTTATCACTTTGCTGATGGGTGCCAGTGCTGATGGACTGCAGGTTTTAAGGAGAGACGGAAAATGGATCCCTATCACCGCATTGCCCGATCAGCTTGTTGTAAATGTTGGAGACATGCTTGAGCGATTGACCAATAAAAAACTTAAGTCAACGATTCACCGAGTGGTAAATCCTCCTCGTGAGTTGATGAACAGGCCCAGGTATTCCATACCATTCTTTATGCATCCCAGAAGTGAAATGAGTCTTGCTGCGATTCCTGAATGTGTCGACAAGGATCATCCAAAGCTCTGGGAGGATACCACCGCAGGAGATTTCCTCAATCAACGTCTGAAAGAGATCGGCCTTAAGAAATAA
- the chrA gene encoding chromate efflux transporter → MYQRVSYLAFLKDVLILSVSTFGGPQAHFAYFLKILVQKRKYLSEEDLIEINSLCQVLPGPTSTQTLTAIGFKIGGPNLAYLTLLIWILPAVILMTLAAIIMEIFQDRNISLEFTRFVPAMAVGFVSYAAYTMSVKTIHTRTGIILMILAAVLSYFIRSPIFYPAALVVAGVITSFKYKDQPKEDKIPIRIRWENFILWAGVLVLAASLGAFTHNLPIRLFENFYRNGSLIFGGGQVLTPLLYTEFVELKDYLTPLEFLSGYAIAQSLPGPVFSFSAYIGALSMKEMGTGGMIAGGFISAAGIFLPGTFLIFFLIRFWDSLKKFRAVRASLEGITAASAGLVAAAAIFLFQPLDNEIVTYAFTIGTFILLTFKRIPSGLIIALGLLLGYIF, encoded by the coding sequence TTGTATCAACGCGTCAGTTATCTTGCTTTTCTAAAAGATGTACTGATACTTTCTGTAAGTACGTTTGGAGGACCCCAGGCTCATTTCGCATACTTTCTGAAAATACTTGTTCAGAAGAGAAAATATCTTTCAGAAGAAGATCTGATTGAAATAAATTCTCTTTGTCAGGTGTTGCCTGGACCTACATCAACTCAGACTCTTACTGCTATCGGTTTTAAGATCGGCGGTCCCAATCTTGCATACCTGACTTTGCTTATCTGGATTTTGCCGGCCGTGATACTGATGACACTGGCAGCAATCATTATGGAGATCTTTCAGGATCGTAATATATCTCTTGAATTTACCCGATTTGTTCCTGCAATGGCGGTCGGCTTTGTAAGCTATGCTGCCTACACCATGAGTGTGAAGACAATTCATACGCGTACAGGAATTATCCTGATGATACTGGCAGCAGTGTTGTCTTATTTTATTCGGTCTCCAATCTTTTATCCGGCCGCGCTTGTTGTCGCTGGAGTAATCACTTCCTTTAAGTACAAGGATCAGCCAAAAGAGGATAAGATTCCAATTCGCATACGATGGGAGAATTTTATTCTCTGGGCCGGAGTATTGGTGCTTGCCGCTTCTCTGGGAGCGTTCACTCATAATCTGCCGATTCGATTATTTGAGAACTTCTACCGAAATGGAAGTTTGATATTTGGTGGAGGCCAGGTCTTAACACCTCTTTTGTATACTGAATTTGTTGAACTTAAAGACTATCTCACGCCTCTGGAATTCCTTTCGGGATATGCAATTGCCCAATCTTTGCCTGGCCCTGTCTTTTCTTTCAGCGCTTACATTGGAGCACTTTCAATGAAGGAAATGGGCACAGGAGGCATGATCGCAGGTGGGTTTATCTCAGCTGCAGGGATCTTTTTACCGGGTACATTCCTGATATTCTTTCTTATCCGCTTCTGGGATAGCTTAAAAAAATTCAGAGCTGTCCGTGCATCTCTGGAAGGAATCACTGCCGCAAGCGCAGGACTGGTAGCTGCTGCTGCAATATTTCTGTTTCAGCCACTGGATAATGAAATTGTTACCTATGCTTTTACAATCGGAACTTTCATTCTTCTGACATTCAAAAGAATCCCTTCAGGATTGATCATTGCTCTCGGACTGTTACTGGGATATATTTTTTAA
- a CDS encoding TonB family protein, translating into METKKNPSVDLTKKSGYFFSIGLLIAMSLAVMAFEWQQEESFAVITERNQDVPMDWTEVIPTDPTPPAPIPAKNVILVETPETELIESPIFDLDPEDSPETIAIPAIAIDEPEKTEDLPWDIVEVSATPKNGFKEFYKSIGENIQYPSQAKRATIEGKVFVQFVIARDGTLSDFKVLKGIGGGCDEEAVRIIKLSPAWNPGKQRGKPVKQRFTLPITFRLD; encoded by the coding sequence ATGGAAACAAAAAAGAATCCCTCGGTAGATCTCACAAAGAAGTCAGGGTACTTCTTTAGTATCGGCTTACTGATTGCAATGTCATTGGCTGTGATGGCCTTTGAGTGGCAACAGGAAGAAAGCTTTGCTGTTATAACAGAAAGGAATCAGGATGTTCCAATGGATTGGACCGAAGTTATCCCTACAGATCCAACACCACCAGCTCCCATTCCTGCTAAAAATGTTATTCTCGTTGAAACACCAGAGACTGAATTGATCGAATCGCCCATTTTTGATCTTGATCCTGAAGATTCTCCTGAGACCATCGCCATTCCCGCTATTGCAATAGACGAACCAGAAAAAACAGAAGATCTTCCATGGGATATTGTTGAAGTGTCCGCCACGCCGAAAAACGGATTCAAAGAATTCTATAAAAGCATTGGTGAGAATATACAGTATCCATCACAAGCGAAGCGAGCCACAATCGAAGGAAAGGTGTTCGTTCAATTTGTGATCGCAAGAGATGGTACGCTTTCCGATTTCAAGGTGCTTAAAGGAATTGGTGGCGGATGTGATGAAGAGGCTGTCAGGATTATAAAATTATCTCCGGCCTGGAATCCAGGTAAACAAAGAGGCAAACCTGTGAAGCAGAGATTTACTCTTCCTATAACTTTCCGGTTAGATTAA
- a CDS encoding TonB family protein, translating to MEAKKTEKADLTKKSSFFFSIGLLITMGLVLTAFEWKSYEDSIADLAGKSTNTFEETMEVPPTEQPPPPAPVIQQPVVVEVPDEEEIKDDIKVNLDVEVTDDTKVEAIVVQAEEAKEETDEIFTVVEESATPKGGMQAFYKYVGEKIKYPAQARRMGIEGRVFVEFVINKDGTLSDVKAIKGIGAGCDEEAVRIIQSAPNWNPGKQRGKAVKQRYTLPIIFKLG from the coding sequence ATGGAAGCGAAAAAGACCGAAAAAGCAGACTTGACGAAAAAAAGCAGCTTTTTCTTCAGTATAGGTCTTCTTATCACAATGGGGCTTGTTCTAACAGCCTTTGAGTGGAAGAGTTATGAAGACAGCATTGCTGATCTTGCCGGAAAGAGCACCAATACGTTTGAAGAAACGATGGAAGTTCCGCCAACAGAACAGCCACCTCCCCCAGCTCCTGTTATTCAACAACCTGTGGTAGTTGAGGTACCCGATGAAGAAGAAATCAAGGACGATATCAAAGTAAATCTTGACGTTGAAGTAACCGACGATACGAAGGTTGAAGCGATTGTTGTTCAGGCTGAAGAAGCTAAAGAAGAAACAGACGAAATTTTCACAGTCGTAGAAGAATCTGCAACTCCAAAAGGTGGAATGCAGGCTTTCTATAAATACGTAGGTGAAAAGATCAAGTATCCTGCGCAAGCACGACGCATGGGTATTGAAGGACGTGTATTCGTTGAGTTCGTCATCAACAAGGATGGAACTCTTTCAGATGTAAAAGCAATCAAGGGAATTGGTGCAGGATGTGATGAAGAAGCTGTCAGAATTATTCAATCTGCCCCAAACTGGAATCCAGGTAAGCAGCGTGGTAAGGCTGTAAAGCAACGCTACACACTTCCTATCATTTTCAAATTAGGATAA
- a CDS encoding OsmC family protein, whose protein sequence is MPSMTSEYLGSLRTENTHLLSGTKIITDAPPDNNGKGEAFSPTDLVCAALNSCMMTLMGIQASKENIDLTGLKSDITKVMVSGPRKISEIHINFVHPNLQATEVQKQKLKNAAHTCPVALSISDGIKQVITFNF, encoded by the coding sequence ATGCCATCAATGACCAGTGAATACCTCGGCTCACTTCGCACAGAAAACACACATTTACTTTCCGGCACCAAAATCATCACTGACGCGCCACCGGATAATAACGGAAAAGGAGAGGCATTTAGTCCAACCGATCTGGTTTGTGCAGCATTAAATAGTTGCATGATGACTCTCATGGGAATTCAGGCTTCCAAAGAAAATATTGACCTCACCGGATTAAAATCCGACATCACTAAAGTTATGGTTTCCGGTCCAAGAAAGATCTCTGAAATTCATATCAACTTTGTGCATCCCAATCTTCAGGCAACTGAAGTTCAAAAGCAGAAACTTAAAAATGCAGCTCATACATGCCCGGTTGCCCTTAGCATTTCTGATGGGATCAAACAGGTGATCACCTTTAATTTCTAA
- the ytxJ gene encoding bacillithiol system redox-active protein YtxJ — MEWQKLESVDQIEKIKDESKTNQVLIFKHSTSCSISRAVLDRLERNWNTDQMSGVVPYYLDLLKFREVSNQVAKAFSIEHESPQVMLIEMGRDVYHTSHFDISYQNLVAARKEKTDS; from the coding sequence ATGGAGTGGCAAAAACTGGAATCTGTTGATCAGATTGAAAAGATCAAGGACGAATCAAAAACAAATCAGGTATTAATTTTCAAACATAGCACAAGTTGTTCAATCAGTCGTGCAGTTCTGGACCGATTGGAGAGAAACTGGAATACTGATCAAATGTCAGGTGTTGTTCCTTACTATCTTGATCTTTTGAAGTTCCGCGAGGTGTCCAATCAGGTTGCCAAAGCTTTTTCCATTGAGCATGAATCTCCCCAGGTAATGCTGATTGAAATGGGGCGTGACGTATATCATACTTCACATTTTGATATCAGCTATCAAAATCTTGTTGCAGCGAGAAAAGAAAAAACAGATTCTTAG
- a CDS encoding dehydrogenase — protein MKFERKKYSDTLLKQLYEELLWPRMIEEKMLILLRQNKISKWFSGIGQEAISVGVTQALEKDEYILPMHRNLGVFTGRKLPFAKLFAQWQGTMSGYTKGRDRSFHFGTNEHHIVGMISHLGPQNGVADGIALASKLKKEKKITVVFNGDGGTSEGDFHEAINVAAVWDLPVIFLIENNGYGLSTPSNEQFRCKNFIDKAIGYGIEGVQVDGNNLLEVYDTVKSLAENIRKKPRPILLECLTFRMRGHEEASGTKYVPKKLMEEWAAKDPLSNYESYLLEEKVIDKKFADDLRKKIKKEIDTGLEETFKETHPEASTKDEVNDVYAEFSQTIIQPTTEIKSEKRFIDAISDGLRQSMEQHDNLVLMGQDIAEYGGVFKITDGFVEKFGKDRVRNTPICESAIVGAGLGLSIKGMKAMVEMQFADFVTEGFNQIVNNLAKAHWRWGQKADVVVRMPTGAGTAAGPFHSQSNEAWFFHTPGLKIVYPSNPYDAKGLLCAAIEDPNPYLYFEHKLLYRSIKDVIPDDYYTIEIGKAKLVREGSDLTIITYGMGVHWAKEVMDGMPNIHADILDLRTLLPWDKESVEVTVKKTNRILVLHEDTLTGGIGAEISAWINENLFEYLDAPVCRVASLDTPIPFAPTLEKNFLPPVRLQNKIEELLQY, from the coding sequence ATGAAATTCGAAAGGAAAAAATACTCCGATACTCTTCTCAAACAACTTTATGAAGAGTTGTTGTGGCCTCGCATGATTGAAGAGAAAATGCTCATTCTGCTAAGGCAAAACAAAATCAGCAAGTGGTTTAGTGGAATTGGTCAAGAAGCAATCTCAGTAGGCGTTACACAAGCATTGGAGAAAGACGAGTATATTCTTCCGATGCATCGAAATCTTGGAGTCTTCACGGGTAGGAAATTACCATTTGCAAAATTGTTTGCGCAGTGGCAGGGAACAATGAGCGGCTATACGAAAGGTCGTGATCGTTCTTTTCATTTTGGCACAAACGAGCATCATATCGTTGGGATGATCTCACACCTGGGTCCACAAAATGGTGTCGCTGATGGGATTGCCTTAGCTTCCAAACTAAAAAAAGAAAAAAAGATCACGGTTGTTTTTAATGGAGATGGCGGAACAAGCGAAGGTGATTTTCATGAAGCCATCAATGTCGCAGCTGTGTGGGATTTGCCAGTTATCTTTTTGATTGAAAATAATGGCTACGGACTTTCTACTCCAAGCAATGAACAATTCCGTTGCAAGAATTTTATTGACAAAGCCATCGGATATGGTATTGAGGGGGTTCAGGTAGACGGAAATAATCTCCTTGAAGTTTATGATACCGTAAAGTCACTAGCAGAGAATATTCGTAAAAAACCAAGGCCCATTTTACTGGAGTGTCTTACGTTTCGCATGAGAGGTCATGAAGAAGCATCGGGTACAAAATATGTTCCTAAGAAACTGATGGAAGAATGGGCTGCCAAAGATCCATTATCCAATTACGAAAGTTACTTGCTCGAAGAAAAGGTGATCGATAAAAAATTTGCGGACGATCTGCGAAAAAAAATTAAAAAAGAGATTGACACTGGGCTTGAAGAAACTTTTAAGGAAACACATCCCGAAGCAAGCACTAAAGATGAAGTTAATGATGTCTATGCAGAATTTTCACAAACGATCATTCAGCCAACAACAGAAATAAAATCTGAAAAAAGATTTATCGATGCCATCAGCGACGGACTTCGTCAGAGTATGGAACAACATGATAATCTTGTGTTAATGGGTCAGGATATTGCGGAGTACGGTGGAGTATTCAAAATCACAGATGGCTTTGTAGAAAAATTTGGGAAAGATCGCGTTCGGAATACTCCTATTTGTGAATCAGCGATTGTAGGTGCTGGACTCGGGCTTTCTATTAAGGGCATGAAAGCCATGGTTGAAATGCAATTCGCAGATTTCGTAACGGAAGGATTCAATCAGATAGTCAACAATCTTGCAAAGGCTCATTGGCGATGGGGTCAGAAAGCAGATGTCGTGGTGAGAATGCCAACGGGTGCAGGTACAGCAGCAGGACCTTTTCATTCACAAAGCAATGAGGCATGGTTCTTTCATACGCCTGGTTTAAAAATAGTCTATCCATCTAATCCTTATGACGCAAAAGGATTGCTATGTGCAGCAATTGAAGACCCGAATCCTTATTTATATTTTGAACACAAACTGCTGTATCGATCCATAAAGGATGTTATACCCGATGATTATTATACAATTGAAATTGGCAAAGCAAAATTGGTTCGTGAAGGTTCAGATCTTACCATTATCACTTATGGAATGGGAGTTCATTGGGCCAAGGAAGTAATGGATGGGATGCCAAATATTCATGCCGACATTCTTGATCTTCGGACTCTTCTTCCCTGGGACAAAGAATCGGTAGAAGTGACAGTTAAAAAAACAAATCGCATACTGGTCCTCCACGAAGACACGCTCACAGGAGGAATCGGCGCCGAGATTTCGGCATGGATCAACGAAAATCTGTTTGAATATCTGGATGCTCCGGTTTGCCGTGTTGCAAGTCTTGATACTCCGATTCCGTTTGCTCCAACGCTTGAGAAGAACTTTCTTCCCCCTGTACGATTACAAAACAAAATTGAAGAGCTTCTACAATATTGA
- a CDS encoding thiol-disulfide oxidoreductase DCC family protein, protein MEEKSIVLFDGVCNLCNGFVNFLILRDTENKLKFGSLQSEAGQALLKKYNYSEKSLSTVVLIENNQLYSQSTAVLRILRRLNGAYSLMYVFMILPRFLRDFFYQLISKNRYMLFGKKDECMLPTPALKAKFIQ, encoded by the coding sequence ATGGAAGAAAAATCCATTGTCCTTTTTGATGGAGTCTGTAATCTCTGCAATGGGTTTGTAAACTTTCTTATTCTCAGAGATACAGAAAATAAATTAAAATTCGGATCACTTCAATCAGAAGCCGGACAAGCATTGTTGAAGAAATATAACTATTCAGAAAAGAGTCTCTCCACAGTTGTGCTGATTGAGAACAACCAACTTTACTCTCAATCTACAGCTGTCTTAAGAATTCTTAGAAGATTAAATGGAGCTTATTCATTGATGTATGTCTTTATGATCTTGCCCCGATTTCTAAGGGACTTCTTTTATCAATTGATCTCAAAAAACAGATACATGCTCTTTGGCAAGAAGGATGAGTGTATGCTCCCTACACCTGCCTTGAAAGCAAAATTCATTCAATAG